CCAGACAGAATTTTTTTAAGCTGTTTCAAAAATGACCATTCCTGATTTTCTATGCCGACATAAATTCTTTTATCAGGCAGACCCTGGATATTGTCTTCTTTGAGCCTTCGCAACATCAATGCGCCTACCTTGATCCTGAGTTCTCGTCCCACCCTGGCACGAATCTCATCAACCTCATCGCTTGCAGCTCGAACGATTGGCGTTATGTACTGTTCTCTGAACGATTGATAATTGCTCAGATGACCCGGACAGGCTGTATCCATCAAGCACCAGAAATCCGCAAGACTGTTTTCCACTGGGGTGCCGGTTGCCAACAGCTTGAAATCTGCATTTAACCCCTTGGCAGCACGGGTTTGGATGGCATTGGGATTTTTGATGTTCTGAGCCTCATCAAACACCACCATTCCCCATTCAACCTGGCATAAGGAAAACTGATAATCCCGAAGTGTCTGATACGTGGTGATAACTAGTCTTTCAGGCAAATCCAGGCGGTCATAACCAAAATTCCTGCCAATTTTTAAAGAGTATTTGATTCTGTTTTCACTATCATCTTGAGTTTGATTTCGGATTTCGATGTTACCAGACCGAAATTTTTTTAAATCCCCTTCTGACTGAAGAATGATGATTGATTTGAATGGGGATTTGATAAACGTTTTGGCTACCTCATCTTTCCAGGTCTCAAGAAGGCTGAGAGGTGCAACGATAAGAGCCGGTTTTTTTTTCGAATCTGTCTGTGATTTCAGCTTATAGATGTGATCAATTCCAGACAATGCCATGAATGTTTTGCCCAGCCCCATATCATCAGCCAGTATACCGCCGCTGCTTTCTTCTGATAATCCAAGTATCCATTGTACACCAATCAACTGGTGTGGATAGGGTTGGCGTTTGTAATTGTCCCAGGTTAATTTTTCGGCTGGAAAAAGGATTTCATCAGTCGCTTTTTTAACAGCTGGAGAAGAGATGTCTAATTGTTCGTCGTTAAGATCGATATCTACAACAGTGACAACAGACGATTCCGGAGAATCGGAAATGTCTTGATTATTATCATCTTCATCTGAAGAAAAAGAATCATCAGGTACTATGGGGCTCGAGATTTTATTTTCAATTTTTTTCAATGCTTTTGAAACAGCATCAGGGGAAGGTATATTATACGTTTTTCCAAGAAAATCAATTTCCTGTGCCCCCGTTTTTTGAGCATCTGCTATAGTCGTCTTTAATTGCTCGTACGCCTCCTTGTCTTGAATTTTTTCGGCCAACTGATTGAAAGTGGATATTTCACCTGCTGAATGAGAACTTGCAAACCAGTCTATACCGGAACCATCAGAGTCACCGAAATATGCATGTTTAAAAACAGTCACCCCTTTGACTCTTGCTGAAAAACCAAGATCGAGATCGACCAGACTGGCATCGATAAAAGCAGTTGGAGATTTTAAAAAATCCTGAACTTTGCTTTTTGGAATCGTTCTGTTTTCAAGGATTTCATGCACTGCTTTTAATTTTCGTTCATCGAACAAAATAATTTCATTGTCAACTCTCAATGCAGTTGCCGTTTCAGACTGCAGTTGTCCCAAAACCTTGTTTATTCTTTCTGAGCTGGCTTCTTGCCCCATAAAAGGGGTTAATATCAAGTTGTCGTTTTCATCAAGTTCGGCTTCAACCGTGATAGTTTCAGGCACTTTAATATTCAATTTGTTGAATTGTTTCAGGTTCAGTTTTGCTCCGCATTCCTGGGCTTTTTGCAGTGCAAACAGCAGCTTCAGGTTGTCATATTCAGTCTGTTCGGTTTTGGCATGGATTTGAAGAGCATTGAAAATAATGTTTTGGGCGGGGGACAACAAAAATTGTCGATTTTCTGTAAATTTCAAAACAGGGCCGATTATTTGATAAGTAGCAGTGAATCGACCTTCATCCGTTTCAAGTTTCAAGGTAACAGAAAAATGGCTGTTTCTGGTTTGCCCTTTTATCTCGGCATCCATCATCCCGTTCCATCGGGGAGGCAGACAAAGGGACTCACAAGAACTGGTGTCTAAATTTACCGCAACTTCAGTTGGGACAATAAAACCATTGGGTATAACCTCTGCGTTCCCCTGTTCAGCCAACATGGTCAGAGCGATATGCTGATGGGTGATCCATACCCCTGCATCCCCTTTTTTAATTGCTTCAGAAAGGGCTGCTGTTGTATGAAAATTCAAGCCTTCATGATCTGGCAGGACGGCGTATTTTTCGTTTTTGCCGTTTGCCCGGAGTATATGAAACCACTCTTTCACCTTCATTTACATCACCCCGAATAATCGCTTGAAAGATCTGTAATCTTTCTGTGACAATACATCTTGAGCAGATATAGCCACACCCAGATTTCGCAGCGCTTCCAACGCGTTCTTTTG
Above is a window of Desulfotignum balticum DSM 7044 DNA encoding:
- a CDS encoding SNF2-related protein; the protein is MKVKEWFHILRANGKNEKYAVLPDHEGLNFHTTAALSEAIKKGDAGVWITHQHIALTMLAEQGNAEVIPNGFIVPTEVAVNLDTSSCESLCLPPRWNGMMDAEIKGQTRNSHFSVTLKLETDEGRFTATYQIIGPVLKFTENRQFLLSPAQNIIFNALQIHAKTEQTEYDNLKLLFALQKAQECGAKLNLKQFNKLNIKVPETITVEAELDENDNLILTPFMGQEASSERINKVLGQLQSETATALRVDNEIILFDERKLKAVHEILENRTIPKSKVQDFLKSPTAFIDASLVDLDLGFSARVKGVTVFKHAYFGDSDGSGIDWFASSHSAGEISTFNQLAEKIQDKEAYEQLKTTIADAQKTGAQEIDFLGKTYNIPSPDAVSKALKKIENKISSPIVPDDSFSSDEDDNNQDISDSPESSVVTVVDIDLNDEQLDISSPAVKKATDEILFPAEKLTWDNYKRQPYPHQLIGVQWILGLSEESSGGILADDMGLGKTFMALSGIDHIYKLKSQTDSKKKPALIVAPLSLLETWKDEVAKTFIKSPFKSIIILQSEGDLKKFRSGNIEIRNQTQDDSENRIKYSLKIGRNFGYDRLDLPERLVITTYQTLRDYQFSLCQVEWGMVVFDEAQNIKNPNAIQTRAAKGLNADFKLLATGTPVENSLADFWCLMDTACPGHLSNYQSFREQYITPIVRAASDEVDEIRARVGRELRIKVGALMLRRLKEDNIQGLPDKRIYVGIENQEWSFLKQLKKILSGYQLKAYNATLDSRAQAEGMEIIGLLQKLRDLSLHPRLADKGQLNISGKKNQLRSLFDESGKMQSLIEVLEQIRGRKEKCIIFLVNKRLQQFLSQALGVWFGLGPLSIINGDTKAVAKKVSVPTRTSMLSDFETVEGFNIIIMSPVAAGVGLTVVGANNVIHFERHWNPAKEAQATDRIYRIGQKKDVNIYIPVLHHPEYESFDVNLHRLLNKKTSLKDAVITPEQVFPNPEGFNVTSFVEDHQISIDDIHKISWEQFESLCCLLIAKKSNANDKWLTKSGADFGADALVLGSTNYLIQCKHKNTKNAIYDGYKAVTDVHSAKIKYDNALGKTFSKLLFMTNALKFSARTREAAQEYNVEIHGQNELKQMLEAYPVSIKEIYSFLNKKRMGI